One genomic segment of Amycolatopsis sp. WQ 127309 includes these proteins:
- the miaA gene encoding tRNA (adenosine(37)-N6)-dimethylallyltransferase MiaA yields MTSPAAPPPIRPVAVVGPTATGKTALAVELALKLGGEVVNADALQLYHGMDIGTAKATEQERRGVPHHLLDVLDVTETASVAAYQRDARAAVERLLAAGRVPVLTGGSGLYVQAVLDDLRFPGTDPAVRARLDAEAAELGTPTLYTRLGERDPVAAAAILPTNTRRIVRALEVIEITGEPFSANLPKPGPARYGTVVIGVDRAPEELDERVNERVRLMFEAGLVDEVRELLERGLRDGKTASRALGYQQVITELDGEGDFAAAAAATAQATRRFVRKQRSWFRRDQRIHWFDGAEAGLAARVLDTLAR; encoded by the coding sequence GTGACCAGCCCCGCCGCCCCGCCCCCGATCCGCCCGGTCGCGGTGGTCGGGCCGACGGCCACCGGCAAGACGGCGCTGGCCGTGGAACTGGCGCTGAAGCTCGGCGGGGAGGTCGTCAACGCCGACGCCCTGCAGCTCTACCACGGCATGGACATCGGCACCGCGAAAGCCACTGAGCAGGAACGTCGTGGTGTTCCGCACCACCTGCTCGACGTGCTGGACGTGACCGAGACGGCGTCCGTCGCGGCCTACCAGCGCGACGCGCGCGCCGCGGTCGAACGGCTCCTGGCCGCGGGCCGGGTGCCGGTGCTGACCGGCGGGTCCGGGCTCTACGTCCAGGCGGTGCTCGACGACCTGCGCTTCCCGGGCACCGACCCGGCCGTGCGCGCGCGGCTCGACGCGGAGGCGGCCGAACTGGGCACGCCGACCCTCTACACCCGGTTGGGTGAACGCGATCCGGTCGCCGCGGCCGCGATCCTGCCGACCAACACCCGCCGGATCGTGCGCGCGCTGGAAGTCATCGAGATCACCGGGGAGCCGTTCTCCGCGAACCTGCCGAAGCCGGGGCCGGCCCGCTACGGCACGGTCGTGATCGGCGTCGACCGCGCGCCCGAGGAGCTCGACGAGCGCGTGAACGAGCGCGTCCGCCTGATGTTCGAGGCCGGTCTCGTCGACGAGGTCCGCGAGTTGCTGGAGCGTGGCCTGCGCGACGGGAAGACGGCGTCGCGCGCGCTCGGCTACCAGCAGGTGATCACCGAGCTGGACGGCGAGGGCGACTTCGCGGCCGCCGCCGCGGCGACGGCGCAGGCCACCCGGCGCTTCGTCCGGAAGCAACGGTCCTGGTTCCGGCGCGACCAGCGGATCCACTGGTTCGACGGCGCCGAAGCCGGGCTGGCCGCACGCGTCCTGGATACCCTGGCCCGGTAA
- the valS gene encoding valine--tRNA ligase → MNTPLERPQVPDKVGVDGLEAKWVPVWESTGAYRFDRTKTRDEIYSIDTPPPTVSGSLHIGHVFSYTHTDVLARFKRMRGFEVFYPMGWDDNGLPTERRVQNHFGVRCDPSLPYDPGFEAPEKPAKNTISISRRNFVELCESLTVTDEKVFEALWRQLGLSVDWTMTYQTIGHDSRLISQRAFLRNLARGEAYQAEAPTLWDVTFRTAVAQAELEDRERPGAFHDLAFTAPDGSDVVIATTRPELLPACVALVAHPDDERFKPLFGTTVATPVFGVEVPVVAHHLADPEKGRGIAMVCTFGDTTDVTWWRELRLATRVVLGRDGRFLPDAPHGVPAEAYAPLVGKTVHTGREILVRLLREAGALRGEPRPITHSVKFYEKGDKPLEIVASRQWYLRNGGNDPAFREKMLARGEELTWVPKHMKVRYSSWVANLAGDWLVSRQRFFGVPIPLWYRLDAHGEPDYDAHLLPESLPVDPSSDVPPGFTEDQRGVPGGFVAEADVMDTWATSSLTPQIVGRWSLDDDLFERVFPMDLRPQAHEIIRTWLFSTAVRAELEHGVLPWRAASIAGWVLDPDRKKMSKSKGNVTTPVDLLERFGSDAVRYWAASARPGVDTAVDEGQMKVGRRLATKLLNASRFVLGLGVPSPDASATEPLDRALLASLAAVVEQATAALEALDYARALQVTETFFWTFCDDYVELVKGRAYGDSGASGAASAQAALVTALSAVLRLLAPFLPFAAEEVWSWWQPGSVHRAPWPVAAAVDGDPALLTLAGEVIAAVRRAKTDAKVSMRTAVETLTVTGPADVLERFARIEPDIRLAGAIADVTTRDGELALDVTVG, encoded by the coding sequence GGTCGCTGCACATCGGGCACGTCTTCTCCTACACCCACACCGACGTCCTCGCGCGGTTCAAGCGGATGCGCGGGTTCGAGGTCTTCTACCCGATGGGCTGGGACGACAACGGCCTGCCGACCGAACGCCGGGTGCAGAACCACTTCGGCGTCCGCTGCGACCCATCGCTGCCCTACGACCCGGGCTTCGAAGCGCCGGAGAAGCCAGCAAAGAACACCATCTCGATCTCGCGGCGGAACTTCGTCGAGCTGTGCGAATCCCTGACGGTGACCGACGAAAAGGTCTTCGAAGCGCTCTGGCGGCAGCTCGGGCTGTCCGTCGACTGGACGATGACCTACCAGACGATCGGGCACGACTCGCGGCTGATCTCGCAGCGCGCGTTCCTGCGCAACCTCGCCCGCGGCGAGGCCTACCAGGCCGAAGCGCCGACGCTGTGGGACGTCACGTTCCGCACCGCCGTCGCCCAGGCCGAGCTGGAGGACCGCGAACGCCCCGGCGCGTTCCACGACCTCGCGTTCACCGCGCCCGACGGGTCCGACGTCGTCATCGCGACGACCCGGCCCGAGCTGCTGCCCGCGTGCGTCGCGCTGGTGGCGCACCCGGACGACGAACGCTTCAAACCGCTCTTCGGGACCACCGTGGCGACGCCGGTGTTCGGCGTCGAGGTGCCCGTGGTGGCGCACCACCTGGCCGACCCGGAGAAGGGCCGCGGCATCGCGATGGTGTGCACCTTCGGCGACACCACGGACGTCACGTGGTGGCGCGAACTGCGCCTCGCGACGCGCGTGGTGCTCGGCCGTGACGGCCGGTTCCTGCCCGACGCGCCGCACGGCGTGCCCGCGGAGGCCTATGCGCCGCTGGTGGGCAAGACCGTCCACACGGGACGCGAGATCCTGGTCCGCCTGCTGCGCGAAGCCGGGGCCCTGCGCGGCGAACCGCGGCCGATCACGCACTCGGTGAAGTTCTACGAGAAGGGCGACAAGCCGCTGGAGATCGTCGCCAGCCGGCAGTGGTACCTGCGCAACGGCGGCAACGACCCGGCGTTCCGCGAGAAGATGCTGGCCCGGGGCGAAGAACTCACCTGGGTGCCGAAGCACATGAAGGTGCGCTACTCGTCGTGGGTGGCGAACCTCGCCGGTGATTGGCTGGTCAGCCGTCAGCGGTTCTTCGGCGTGCCGATCCCGTTGTGGTACCGGCTCGACGCGCACGGCGAGCCGGACTACGACGCGCACCTGCTGCCGGAGTCCTTGCCGGTGGACCCGAGCAGCGACGTCCCGCCCGGCTTCACCGAGGACCAGCGGGGCGTGCCGGGTGGTTTCGTCGCCGAGGCCGACGTGATGGACACGTGGGCGACGTCGTCGCTGACCCCGCAGATCGTCGGCCGCTGGAGCCTCGACGACGACCTGTTCGAGCGGGTCTTCCCGATGGACCTGCGGCCGCAGGCGCACGAGATCATCCGCACCTGGCTGTTCTCGACGGCGGTGCGCGCGGAACTGGAGCACGGCGTGCTGCCGTGGCGGGCGGCGTCGATCGCCGGCTGGGTGCTCGACCCGGACCGCAAGAAGATGTCGAAGTCCAAGGGCAACGTGACGACGCCGGTGGACCTGCTGGAGCGGTTCGGCTCGGACGCGGTGCGGTACTGGGCGGCGAGCGCGCGCCCCGGCGTCGACACGGCGGTGGACGAAGGCCAGATGAAGGTCGGCCGGCGCCTGGCGACGAAGCTGCTCAACGCCAGCCGGTTCGTGCTCGGCCTCGGCGTGCCGTCGCCGGACGCGTCGGCCACCGAACCGCTGGACCGGGCCCTGCTGGCTTCGCTGGCCGCCGTCGTCGAGCAGGCGACGGCGGCGCTGGAGGCGCTGGACTACGCGCGGGCGCTGCAGGTGACCGAGACGTTCTTCTGGACGTTCTGCGACGACTACGTCGAGCTGGTGAAGGGCCGCGCGTACGGCGACAGTGGCGCTTCGGGAGCTGCGTCGGCCCAGGCGGCGCTGGTCACGGCGTTGTCGGCGGTGCTGCGGCTGCTGGCGCCGTTCCTGCCGTTCGCGGCCGAGGAGGTGTGGTCGTGGTGGCAGCCGGGCTCGGTGCACCGGGCGCCGTGGCCGGTCGCTGCGGCGGTCGACGGTGATCCCGCCCTGCTGACGCTGGCGGGCGAGGTGATCGCGGCGGTGCGCCGGGCGAAGACGGACGCGAAGGTCTCGATGCGCACGGCGGTGGAAACCCTGACGGTGACCGGGCCGGCCGACGTGCTGGAGCGGTTCGCGCGCATCGAGCCGGACATCCGGCTGGCGGGCGCGATCGCCGACGTCACGACGCGCGACGGTGAGCTGGCGCTGGACGTGACCGTCGGCTGA
- the dapF gene encoding diaminopimelate epimerase, whose translation MGGIEFLKGHGTQNDFVLLPDAAGRLELTEARIAALCDRHRGLGADGVLRIVRADALEIASEGEWFMDYRNADGSIAEMCGNGVRVFARYLVDAGLVTEGEFVVGTRAGDRPVVVHPDRTVTVGMGPATITGTSVTVVAGRPFSGVAVDVGNPHLVTVLDDTDVRDLDLRDQPDFDHDVFPNGVNLEFVNRLGEGALRMRVHERGVGETRACGTGTVAAVAAAFHLAGTDTGASTVDIPGGRVDVTVSRGASTLSGPAEIVARGEIDDAWWTAAGS comes from the coding sequence ATGGGCGGAATCGAGTTCCTCAAGGGGCACGGCACGCAGAACGACTTCGTGCTGCTCCCCGACGCGGCGGGCCGCCTCGAGCTGACCGAGGCCCGGATCGCCGCGTTGTGCGACCGCCACCGCGGCCTCGGGGCCGACGGCGTGCTCCGCATCGTCCGGGCCGACGCGCTCGAAATCGCCTCCGAAGGCGAGTGGTTCATGGACTACCGCAACGCGGACGGCTCGATCGCGGAGATGTGCGGCAACGGCGTGCGCGTCTTCGCCCGCTACCTCGTGGATGCCGGGCTCGTGACCGAGGGCGAGTTCGTCGTCGGCACCCGCGCGGGCGACCGCCCGGTGGTGGTGCACCCGGACCGCACGGTGACCGTCGGGATGGGCCCGGCGACGATCACCGGCACGTCGGTCACCGTGGTCGCGGGCCGGCCGTTCTCCGGCGTGGCCGTCGACGTCGGCAACCCGCACCTGGTCACGGTGCTCGACGACACCGACGTCCGGGACCTGGACCTGCGCGACCAGCCCGACTTCGACCACGACGTCTTCCCGAACGGCGTGAACCTCGAGTTCGTCAACCGCCTCGGCGAGGGCGCGCTGCGGATGCGCGTCCACGAGCGCGGGGTGGGGGAGACGCGCGCCTGCGGCACGGGCACGGTCGCCGCGGTGGCCGCGGCCTTCCACCTGGCGGGCACCGACACCGGAGCGTCCACAGTGGACATCCCGGGCGGCCGGGTGGACGTGACGGTGTCCCGCGGCGCGTCGACGCTGTCGGGCCCGGCGGAGATCGTGGCCCGCGGCGAGATCGACGACGCCTGGTGGACCGCCGCCGGTTCCTGA